The Dioscorea cayenensis subsp. rotundata cultivar TDr96_F1 chromosome 11, TDr96_F1_v2_PseudoChromosome.rev07_lg8_w22 25.fasta, whole genome shotgun sequence genomic interval ttattctttgcttGGATGGAGGTTTTGccatccattttattttatttttccttatgaGTACAAAGCTTTAGAGGTAGACTACATACTCAGATTCCTTCTTGTGTGACTTGCAAAAATTAATTGTTAGAATCTAATCAATGCTTCCATGATGGCAGCTCACCCTTGGTTGCGAGATGAACAAAGACACATTCCTTTAGATATTTTGATTTACAAGTTAATCAAATCATACATTCGCTCCTCCCCATTTAAACGTGCAGCATTAAAGGTACTTATCATACAGGAAGGATTGGCCATAGGTTTGAAATTTCATATACCTTGTTTCTTAGAAATACTATGCCTTTTGCTCTATACAATATGTTTTCAGGTTGTTCAGGTTCTGAATTTCTTTTCCTATCACTTCATCACAGGCCCTTTCCAAATCTCTCACAGAGGATGAACTTTTTTATCTTAGATGCCAGTTTAAGCTGTTGGAACCCAACAGAGACGGGCGTGTTTCCCTTGAAAACTTTCGAATGGTTAGTTTACTGCTTTATGCTTCTCTTTATTTCTGAATTGAATACAGTTCAAAGAAGAATGGGATTCTTAATTAACAATCTTGTGCAGGCACTCATGCAAAATGCAACTGATGCAATGAAAGAATCTAGGGTCCCTGACATTTTGAATTTGGTAAACAATCTAATCATTCAATCAATCTTTCCAACCTTGCCTTCAAGCTCTTCAATCATGCATATTATTTGTCCTAATCTGTTATGTTTTTTCCACTTTTCCGTGTTTATCATCCCCAACCTAAATTTTTTCACTTCAATAAAAATTCTCTTGTTATGTCCATATCAGTTGGAGCCACTTCACTATCGAAAGCTCGACTTTGAGGAATTCTGTGCTGCCGCGATCAGCCCTTATCAGCTTGAGGCCTTGGAAGGATGGGAACACATTGCAAGCATAGCTTTTGAACACTTTGAGCGGGACGGGAACCGCGTCATCTCCATCGCCGAACTTGCGCAGGTGTTGAGATCATTCGTTTTGTCAACCATTGCATTATTTACATACATCTCATTTCTCTACATTCATCTAAATTCTGCCGAAATAAATTCTGCAGGAAATGAATCTTCCTGCAACAGCTCATTCGATCATGCACGATTGGATTCGACAATCAGACGGTAAACTCAGCTATCTTGGTTACATGAAATTCTTGCACGGTGTGACGATTCGGAGTTCGAACACAAGACATCACTAGTTGCATTTTTCACAACTCATGTAATTGTCTCCAATTGCATTCACTGTAAGCTCTGttgatc includes:
- the LOC120272054 gene encoding CDPK-related kinase 3-like isoform X3, which produces MTTAISIEDVRREVKILKALSGHNNLVKFHDACEDALNVYVIMELCEGGELLDRILSRGGRYMEEDAKTIVVQILSIVAFCHLQGVVHRDLKPENFLFSTKDENSSMKIIDFGLSDFVRPDERLNDIVGSAYYVAPEVLHRAYSMEADMWSIGVITYILLCGSRPFWARTESGIFRSVLRADPNFDDSPWPSVTSEAKDFVRRLLNKDYRKRMTAVQALTHPWLRDEQRHIPLDILIYKLIKSYIRSSPFKRAALKALSKSLTEDELFYLRCQFKLLEPNRDGRVSLENFRMALMQNATDAMKESRVPDILNLVNNLIIQSIFPTLPSSSSIMHIICPNLLCFFHFSVFIIPNLNFFTSIKILLLCPYQLEPLHYRKLDFEEFCAAAISPYQLEALEGWEHIASIAFEHFERDGNRVISIAELAQEMNLPATAHSIMHDWIRQSDGKLSYLGYMKFLHGVTIRSSNTRHH